The following are from one region of the Stigmatella ashevillena genome:
- a CDS encoding serine/threonine protein kinase has translation MDPLSLPAGSLVGSWRVLRLHGSGSYGAVYQVEGLAPRAPGPFALKLARHPRDPRFEREGELLSRLHHPCVPRLHERGEWLHPSGSPFPFLVMDWVDGVPLYTWASQHPLSSRQTLRFLAQVARALEATHAARGVHRDVKGENILVRASDARAVLVDFGSCNHQGARPLTFQFPPPGTPQYYSPESLRFQWEWRHQPGARYEATPADDLYALGVTAYRLVTGRYPPAALDMEMTEDGFRPFYPAWVPPETWVPLSPVLSQLIQRLLSRTPSERGTAGEIASLLEGATKTVSTVPPRMSLAGALGLAFASSMALSVGASWLGAPPSVGEPPRMLLPSGVDGGTAGLADASVPASQHEEVPQPGAGFMGLGIPKKPFAGQRRPPCEPRLETEIHGGCWVPHREAPPCGRASFEWQGSCYTPVIDISRPGTSGDP, from the coding sequence GTGGATCCACTCTCCCTCCCTGCAGGCAGTCTGGTGGGCTCCTGGCGCGTGCTCCGTCTGCACGGCTCAGGCTCCTATGGTGCCGTCTACCAAGTGGAAGGCCTCGCCCCGAGGGCTCCAGGGCCCTTCGCCCTGAAGCTGGCGCGTCATCCCAGGGACCCTCGCTTCGAGCGCGAGGGCGAGCTGCTCTCGCGCCTCCACCACCCGTGCGTGCCCCGGCTGCACGAGCGGGGTGAGTGGCTGCATCCCTCGGGTTCCCCCTTCCCTTTCCTCGTCATGGACTGGGTGGACGGCGTGCCCCTCTACACCTGGGCCTCCCAACACCCGCTCTCCTCCCGCCAAACCTTGCGCTTCCTGGCCCAGGTGGCTCGCGCCCTGGAGGCCACCCACGCCGCACGGGGCGTTCATCGCGACGTCAAAGGCGAAAATATTCTCGTCCGCGCCTCGGATGCTCGCGCCGTGCTGGTGGACTTCGGCTCCTGCAACCATCAAGGCGCACGCCCCCTCACCTTTCAATTTCCGCCGCCGGGCACTCCCCAGTACTACAGCCCCGAGTCGCTGCGCTTTCAGTGGGAGTGGCGCCACCAGCCCGGGGCTCGCTACGAGGCCACACCCGCGGATGACCTGTATGCCCTGGGCGTCACCGCCTATCGCCTCGTCACCGGCCGCTATCCCCCGGCCGCCCTGGACATGGAGATGACCGAGGACGGCTTCCGGCCTTTCTATCCGGCCTGGGTCCCTCCGGAGACATGGGTTCCGCTCAGCCCGGTGCTCTCTCAACTCATTCAGCGGTTGCTCTCGCGCACGCCCTCGGAACGTGGCACCGCTGGAGAGATTGCCTCACTCCTGGAAGGGGCCACGAAGACAGTCTCCACCGTTCCGCCGCGCATGTCCTTGGCCGGAGCCTTGGGACTGGCCTTCGCATCCAGCATGGCCCTCTCCGTGGGGGCGTCATGGCTGGGAGCACCTCCCTCGGTGGGAGAGCCCCCCAGGATGCTGCTTCCGTCAGGCGTGGACGGAGGGACAGCGGGTCTCGCGGACGCCTCCGTGCCAGCCTCCCAGCACGAGGAAGTCCCCCAGCCTGGAGCAGGCTTCATGGGGCTGGGGATTCCCAAGAAGCCCTTCGCCGGGCAGCGGAGACCCCCGTGCGAGCCTCGCTTAGAGACGGAAATCCACGGTGGCTGCTGGGTCCCACACCGTGAAGCCCCTCCGTGCGGAAGAGCTTCCTTCGAGTGGCAAGGCAGCTGTTACACACCCGTCATCGATATCTCACGGCCCGGCACATCCGGAGACCCATGA
- a CDS encoding RCC1 domain-containing protein, which produces MERRGKGWLCRMVVAGLGMWLAVGCGQPVEEPEAFVLQRAEAKVARGPSRVAAGESHSLAVRPDGTVWAAGRNASGQLGDGTSLSRTVPVQVSGLTEAVAVAANAFHSLAVRSDGTVWAWGDNYYGQLGDGTTTSRSVPVQVTGLSRVVSVAAGANHSLAVRSDGTVWAWGDNYYGQLGDGTRLSSTVPVQVAGLSGVESVSAGYHHSLAVLSDGTVWAWGSNSTGQMGDGTTTVRYTPGKVSGLGGVVAAAAGSSHSLALGADGTVWAWGFNNNGQLGDGSSNSRFVPGRVFGLSGVVSLASGSYHVLAIRADGTVWAWGDGSDGQMGNGMRSSQFRPVLVEGLREALEVSAGAGHSLALSPDGTVWAWGSNFQSQRGDGSLDRSLTPVPVEGLGKLVSVAAGYAHGLAVHSNGTVWAWGSNADGQLGDGSGLNHSAPVQVVGLSTAVAVAAGHGHSLVVSSDGNVGAWGSNAAGQLGDGTTTRRLTPVPVEGLSGVVAVAAGYRHSLAVRSDGTVWAWGSNADGQLGDGSTTQRLTPVQVEGLSDIVAVVAGLEHSLAVRSDGTVWAWGGNDYGQLGDGTWLQRSRPVQAVGLSDVVSVAVGNFHSLAVRSDGTVWAWGSNANGQLGDGSGNSSHLTPGQVPGLSGMASVFAGSYHSFAVSSEGTAWAWGANAYGQLGDGTVTSRRTPVQLAGLSGAAVVASCAAVSVEVFSLALDADGMPWAWGINTDGQLGHGGPPLFAASPVRSLL; this is translated from the coding sequence ATGGAAAGACGTGGCAAGGGATGGCTGTGCCGGATGGTGGTGGCGGGGCTGGGAATGTGGCTGGCCGTGGGCTGTGGGCAGCCCGTGGAGGAGCCCGAGGCATTTGTCTTGCAACGCGCTGAGGCGAAGGTGGCTCGGGGGCCATCGCGCGTGGCGGCAGGAGAAAGTCATTCCCTGGCCGTGCGTCCGGATGGCACGGTTTGGGCCGCAGGGCGCAATGCCTCTGGCCAGCTGGGGGATGGCACCTCCCTCTCGCGCACGGTGCCCGTGCAGGTCTCCGGTCTGACGGAGGCGGTGGCCGTGGCCGCGAACGCCTTCCATTCGTTGGCGGTGCGCTCGGATGGCACCGTGTGGGCCTGGGGAGACAACTATTATGGCCAGCTGGGAGATGGCACCACCACCTCCCGCTCCGTGCCCGTGCAGGTGACCGGGTTGAGCAGGGTGGTCTCCGTGGCTGCGGGGGCGAACCACTCGCTGGCGGTGCGCTCGGATGGCACCGTGTGGGCCTGGGGAGACAACTATTATGGCCAGTTGGGGGATGGCACCCGCCTTTCAAGCACGGTGCCCGTGCAGGTGGCCGGGCTGAGCGGAGTGGAGTCCGTGTCCGCGGGCTATCACCACTCGCTGGCGGTGCTCTCCGACGGCACCGTGTGGGCCTGGGGCAGCAATTCCACGGGACAGATGGGAGATGGCACCACCACCGTCCGCTACACGCCCGGGAAGGTGTCCGGATTGGGCGGGGTGGTGGCCGCGGCGGCAGGTTCCAGCCACTCGCTGGCCCTGGGCGCGGACGGCACCGTGTGGGCCTGGGGGTTCAACAACAACGGCCAGTTGGGGGATGGTAGCTCCAACAGCCGCTTCGTGCCCGGGCGGGTGTTTGGGCTGAGCGGGGTGGTTTCCCTGGCCTCGGGCTCTTACCACGTGCTGGCGATTCGCGCGGATGGCACCGTGTGGGCCTGGGGGGACGGTTCCGACGGCCAAATGGGCAACGGGATGAGGTCGAGCCAATTCAGGCCTGTCCTGGTGGAAGGGCTGAGGGAGGCCTTGGAAGTGAGTGCGGGTGCCGGCCACTCGCTGGCGCTGAGTCCGGATGGCACCGTGTGGGCCTGGGGTTCCAACTTCCAAAGCCAGCGTGGAGATGGCTCGCTGGACAGAAGCCTCACGCCGGTGCCGGTGGAAGGGTTGGGCAAGCTGGTGTCCGTGGCGGCGGGTTATGCCCATGGGCTGGCGGTGCACTCGAACGGTACCGTGTGGGCTTGGGGCTCCAACGCCGACGGCCAATTGGGGGATGGCAGTGGGCTCAATCACTCGGCGCCCGTGCAGGTCGTGGGGCTGAGCACGGCCGTGGCCGTGGCGGCGGGCCATGGCCACTCCCTGGTGGTGAGTTCGGACGGCAACGTGGGGGCTTGGGGCTCCAACGCCGCCGGTCAGTTGGGAGACGGCACCACCACGCGGCGCCTCACGCCGGTGCCAGTGGAAGGGTTGAGCGGGGTGGTGGCCGTGGCGGCGGGGTATCGCCACTCGCTGGCGGTGCGCTCGGATGGCACGGTGTGGGCTTGGGGCTCCAACGCCGACGGTCAGTTGGGAGATGGCTCCACCACACAGCGCCTCACGCCGGTGCAGGTGGAAGGGCTCAGCGACATCGTGGCGGTGGTGGCGGGTCTTGAGCACTCGCTGGCGGTGCGCTCGGACGGCACGGTGTGGGCTTGGGGAGGCAATGACTATGGCCAACTGGGAGATGGCACGTGGCTTCAGCGCAGCCGACCGGTGCAGGCCGTGGGGCTGAGTGACGTGGTGTCCGTGGCGGTGGGCAATTTCCACTCGCTGGCAGTGCGCTCGGACGGCACGGTGTGGGCTTGGGGGTCCAACGCCAATGGCCAACTGGGAGATGGCTCTGGCAACTCGTCTCACCTGACGCCTGGCCAAGTCCCCGGGCTGAGTGGGATGGCATCCGTGTTCGCAGGCTCCTACCACTCGTTCGCGGTGAGCTCGGAGGGCACCGCGTGGGCCTGGGGTGCGAACGCTTATGGCCAGTTGGGAGACGGCACGGTCACCTCGCGCAGGACCCCCGTGCAGCTGGCAGGGCTGAGTGGTGCGGCCGTCGTGGCGTCCTGCGCCGCCGTCAGCGTGGAAGTGTTCTCGCTGGCCCTGGATGCCGACGGGATGCCGTGGGCTTGGGGCATCAACACGGACGGGCAGTTGGGCCATGGCGGCCCGCCCCTGTTCGCCGCCTCGCCCGTGCGCTCCCTGCTGTAG